GCCCACAGAGAAACCAGCAGCTCCCTAGACTAATTTACAAAGTCTGTCTAGATGCCTTTCTCTTGGGCTGTTGTTCGCATCTGTTGATCACTTGACATCAGTAAATTTAATCACTTCATCCAGAGAATCTGTTGTAatcatgttatttttaaaatcagactATTGTTATGAACGATTGCATCATCCGTGGAGACCTGGCGAATGTGAGGGTTGGACGGCACTGTGTCATCAAGAGTCGAAGTGTCATACGCCCACCTTTCAAGAAATTCAGCAAAGGGTGAGGCAAATGCGTAGTACAGACATGGAAATTACTGTACCATAGGACTGGAAAGGTGTCATATATCAGTCATATCTAGAATTTAGCATTTTGTGGTGTGGTGGCAGCGTCCCTATCTCTAGACCAGGAGATCCAGGTTGAAGtcttcagaggtgttattacagcATCTGAATAGGCTCATTGAAGCGTTTAAAAATCCTGTCTGGAAGAGACATTTTACTGCGAGGAGATGTAGAGGATTTAAGAAAGTGATTACAAAATGGATGAGGCAGCTCAAGTCCTTCCCCATTGTCTTTCTCTGTTCAACAAGGTCCTTTCTCTCTTCCCTTGCTTCACTGAAATGGGACAATCCCATCTCCCAAGTGCCCTGCCATGGTGGCAGACTGCAGGGGAAATatctgaaacataggggcagatCTTGCCTCGAAATTGTTCTTACTTTCTGGGAAGAACCTTTACCCAGTGATTAGAATGAGGAACGATAGCAGATAGTTCTGTTCTCCCTGAGGAGTGCAGGGGTAATGTGGTTACATGTTTGTGGGCCCAGCCATCCCTGGCATTAGATAAGTAACTGCACATGCATCAGTCAACCTGGAAGCTTTAGCTGAAAGATCAGCTTGATGGATTGTCCAGCTGAATAAGTGCTGTTCCCACTTAGCACCACTGTGTAGTGGGACTCCTTAGATTAGAATGGAGAAACACAGTTGCCttttggtaaatgtcttcttaTGAACTTAGAAATAGGTAGTTGTTTGACACTAAATTATTATCAGACCCAAAATAAAGTTAATCTTCCTGGCAGTGGTGAGAAGCTCTAAACTTCAGATCTCCTGAACAGTATTGTGCACAGtcctggtcactgcattataagaaggatgtggaagctttggaaagggtgcagaggagatttactcggatgttgcctggtatggagggaaggtcttaggaaaggctgagggacttgaggctgttttcgttagagagaagaacgttgagagttgacttaattgagacatataagataatcaaaggattagatagggtggatagggagagcctttttccaagatggtgacggcgagcgtgagcggacatagctttaaattgaggggtgaaaaatagaggacagatgtcagaggtagtttctttatccagagtagtaagggtatggcaTGCAGTTagaatagattcgccaactttaagtacattcaagtcgtcattggacaagcatatgatgtacatggaatagtataggttagatgggcttcagattggtatgacaggtcggcacaacatcgagggccgaagggcctgtactgtgctgtaatgttctatgttctaagagtgACTGGTCATTGAGGAAGAGCATGATGAGCTTTAGTTTTCTGCATACAAGGATACAGGGATCCTGTTATCTTCATTAGCCGATATTATAAGCAACTAGATAGCACTCTATTTCAGGAAGTTTATGCTAGTGCTACTCTCTGACTGTTGAGAAAGCTGGTATATGGGAACAGTCTGGACTAAATCACTTGTATGTTAACTTCCTATTGATCAAGATGTCAGTAATTGAATTAAACATTTCCTCTGCAATTAGGGTTGCCTTCTTCCCACTGCACATTGGAGACCATGTGTTCATTGAGGAAGACTGTGTGGTAAATGCTGCTCAGATTGGATCCTATGTTCACATAGGGAAGAATTGTGTTATTGTAAGTATATTGCCTCTTATTCATGATCACACGATGCTCTCTAACTGTAATGCACCTTCCTGTTGTTTGGTTTGCAGTAGAAGCTAGTGATAGAcaggaaattgaaagaaaaaattaTAAGATTTTCTGAGATTTGGACCTACACAGGGATGTTAGAGGAATTATGTGCTCAAGGTTACGTTTAGGAGGGGATGTTGGAGTAGCTTTGTTAATCAGCCTTTTTGAACATGTTACGACCCATCTCCAGGGAAGGTGGAACTTGAACATAAACCTCCTCGCCCAGAACTAATTGAATATAAAGAGACACTAAAAATAAAGGAGGAGTTGGAGCCTTTAAAAAAAGTTCATTAGGAAGTATAGAAGGTAGATGTATTGTCTGGACCTGTGCTGATTTTATTGTCAATTCAAGAAATCAACTTTTTATTGCAGCAACTGAGAATAAAGACAATTTATCTTTAACCACTGAACGGACGCCTGTTGCTGATCATTTGTCAGTGGTCCGTGGTGATAAGAAATTATTCAGCCTTCAACAGATGGCGTTTTGCTTGCTAATTATTTGTTTCctgttgtcattttttttattgatgTGCACCCCCGTGTTCACTCATTCAAGCGCGCACAGACTAAGTTATCTTTGTTGACTGACCCTTAATTTGAGGATGATATCAACTCTGTTGAATTTCTGCTAGGAATTGTCATGTGACTGAGCAAGTGAATTTTCTGTCTTTGGACAAATGGGACAGGATGGTGGAATCCAGGGTGAAggattttcctgctttcttttaTTCTGCCACCACTTTACCTCATTAAGACATTGGGATTTGAAAGCCTGAAATTTTGTGTGGGATAATGGTGTCAATAAAGTGTTTAATAGTGTATTGTTCATTAGCTTTTAATCATGATAAATGGGCAATGAAGTGTTTTTAGTTGATttcgggatgtggatgttgctggcttgCCTTTGTGAACGTAGTGAgaagccttcttgaactgctgcagtcctcggGGAGTAGGGATACCCACAGCACTAACCTAATGACAGTGAACAATGGTGATTTGGTTCTAAGTCAGGTTAAGGTATGGCTTGGAGAAGAATTTTCAGCTCGTGGTTTTcacgtgtatctgctgcccttatctgtATATGTAGTAGAGGTGGTGAGTTTGGAAGTTTCTTTCAAGGAGCTTGGGTAGTTTACTgatgtgcatcttgtagatggtatacacgtTGCTGCTACTACTACTACATGTCTGTGGTGAATGGAGTAACTGTTGATGGAGAATGGGCTGCCAACCAAGTGGACTGCTTTTTTCTAGATGACTTATTAGCGAAATTGGGGTTGTTGTCAGGGTTTTGTTGCATAAGGATTTGAGCTGTTTCTGtatgagttgcaaatggtgctgaacactgtaaTCTTCAGCGAAGATTCCACTTTTAACTGTAGTaaggaaggaagatcattgaagcAGATAGAATTGTTTGGGTCTAGGAATCTCTCgtgaggaactcctacagtgaTGTTCTGGGACTGAGATAGGCgacctccaacaagcacaacTACCTTTCTGTGCTAGGTATAACTCAAAACATTTGCGTTTTCATCTTAATTCCCATTTACTTCAATTTTGCAATGGCTGCTTGAAACCATAACCCGACAAAAATGAGatgacatggtgtgaagctggataaacgcagcaagttgagcaggaaagtttgacatttcgggtcgggacccttcttcagaaaatttcctgctcctctgctacttggcctgctgtgttcattcagcttcacaccatgttatctcagattctccagcatcagtagttcctactacCCCCCCAACAAACatggctttgatgtcaaggacagtcactctgaCCTCACCCCTCATGTTCAGCTCTTTTGTGCAGATTTAGACCAAGGCTATAATATGGCCGCAAGGTGAGTCGCCCAAACAGAACCTGAACTGAGCCTCATTAAGCAGTTAATTTCTGAGTACCTGCTGCTTCGTAGGACTTTGTgatccttccatcactttgataGCCTGATTGTGCAATTAGACAgtcaggttagatttgtcctactttttgcgGACAGGACATAGCCAGCCAATTTTGCACATTCCTggctagatgccagtgttgtagctgtactggaacagccaGGCTAGGGATGCAGCTGGTTCTGTGGCACGATCCTCCATACTAATTCCACAACATTGTCATGGTTCAGCaattgcagtatccagtgtcatCAGTTATTTGTTGATGTCAAATTGATTCACTTCACATTGATCAaaggctggtatctgtgatgctggcaaCCTCAGGAGGAAGCTAAGATGGGATCGTCacttggcacttttggctgaagatgctTGTAAGTGCTACAGATTTatctttttcactgaagtgctgagcTTTCCCATCGTTGACAGTGGGATATGTGTGGACCTTCCTCCAGTttgttaattgtccaccatcattctcAATTGATGTGGCAGGtctgcagaacttagatcaggTGTGATTGTTGTGGGATTGCTTGGCTCTGTTTATTGCAAATTGCTTGTATTAGTTAGCATGGAAATAGTTGAATATTGTTGTTTCACCACGTGTCAGCAgttttttaggtatgcctggtgctgctcctagcatgtGATACTGCAGTCATCTTTGAATGTGATGGCAGTGGCAAAGTAGGAACTATGTCGTgtcatgaagttacagattgtagTTGAATATATTTTTTCAGCTGCTGATAGGCCACTGTAACTTATGAATCACGATGCTAGATCTGCTTGCAAATTATTCCATTTAGCAGGTGTTCACCCCATGTAAAAGCTTGAGGGTATCTTCAAAATGAAGAAGACTTTTGTCTCAAGggctgtgtaatttttttttcagctgttGTCACGGATGGATGTTTGTGACAAGTAAATTGGTGATGACGAGGAGAAGTAAATTTTCTTCCTCACTAGTTTCTTCACTACTTGTAACAGACCCACTCTAGCAGCTATGTTCTTTAAAATGCGGCAAGCTCTGTCAGTAATATAACTTTGTTATACACGAATTTGCTACAATTCATGTACTTGTGGGTTTAGCCCTggaaaacacactctctctcatatgGACAGATTTCGACAGATTGCATGGTACTTCGTGGTGGATAATGGATTTCTATTCTAGCATTATCCATGGGAGGTCCATGCCCCACGCCCCCACAAATATGAAGGATTTGGTGTTTTGGTGCTGTTGGATTATTTTCTGTATCCTTGCCTTTCTTCCAAGTACTTATTCCTGGAGGGTGATGGTGGTAATTAATAAGACATTTCCTTGCCCTTGTTTGACCTAATGTCCTGAAACTCcatgggggtctggagtcaatgttgagaactccctGGCTACTGTGTACAATTACACCAAGACATCTAGTGGATCCATTTTGACAGAGGGATAGGACAGTGCCAGGGATGACAGTGTCTGCCATTTTAACTATAGTATGTTTCTATGACAGGCATCTCTTcttcaattttggcacaagccccgGTTGTTCTTAAGTACTGAGCAGAGAAAACTGGGCTGTATGTGCTGTTATTGTTTCTAGTGCCAGGTATTCCATTCCACTTCATTGCTTATTGACTTTTCTGTGGTAATTTGATGCAGTCAGACAGCATTTAAGATTGTGGGTCTGGTGGTGAGGACAGCGGATTTCCTTCCTTTTAAAGAGTATTAAATAATcgggtgggtttttctgacaatcaataatggcttcatggtcactattactgagtTCAACTTGAATTctatatttttattaaattcaaatttcaccaaccaCCATGATGAGATACAAACCTATGTTCTTGGGTAGTGAGCATTACCACTAAGCCAGTGTTTCCCTGAGCTGATTCACAAACAAATAAACAGCTTTAATAGGACTACAGTAGCAACTAGCACTTATCGTGATCATCTTTACCTTTGTCCTGTTGATGTTTCTCAGTGTGCATACTTGGTTGTACAGTTTATTGCTTCCTCTTGGCAGATGCAGTGTGTTGTCTCTAATCCTTACTATTTTCTTTATATAGGGTCGAAGATGTGTTCTGAAAGATTGCTGCAAAATTCTGGACAACACTGTCCTTCCACCAGAAACCGTGGTTCCACCTTTCACTGTCTTCTCGGGCTGTCCAGGTGAGTAAAGTTAAAACaccacatcacacacacaatAGCTGATTCTTTGGGTCGAGGAAGGAGAGGCAGCCATGTTTATTATAGTTAGTGAGCTGGATAAAGTCATATTTAGTGCATGTATTATTTTAGCAGCAGAGCTTCTAATGTTCcacgtggtagactggttagtaaggttaaatCATATAGGATCCGGAGACCTAGCcgattggatgcaaaattggcttgaaggtagcagACGTAGGGTGGTGATAGAATGTGGCCTGTGATCAACAGTGTGCCGCAGTGATTGATACTGGAtccgctgctttttgtcacttacgtaaatgacttggatgtgaacataggagcatggttggtaagtttgcagatgacgccaaaatagGTGGTGCACTGAACAtttgaagaagattatctctgagtgcaacgggaccttgatcagatgggccaatgagtgacagatgaagtttacttagataaatgtgtggtgttgcattttgataaggcaaaccagggcaggatttatacacttaatggtagggccctggggagtgtagctgaacagagacctagaggtgcaggcacacagttccttgaaagtgatgtcacaggtagacagggtggtgaaggaggtgtttggcatgcttgtcttcattggtcagaacattgaataaaggagttgggatgtcacattgcaatatttaaaaggtatctggatggatatatgaataggaaggatatagagggatatggaccagatgGGACTAAGTCGGGTTGGGATGTCTCGTCAGCATTGACGAGTTGAACTGAAaggtcggtttccatgctgtatgactgactctGTAATAGTGTGGCATTACATGGGAATGCGGCTACAGAATAAACTAAGTGTAATTCAGCACCTGAAAatgttttactatgttaaaggcaCGATATAAATATAAGTTCTGGTTGCAGCCATTTATACACTTCTGACACATTGGCACAGTGTGCAATCAGATGCTTGAATATTCACATCTGAACATAATTTCGAGAATCTTTGAACTGTTGGTAATGTTTTCACTTTACTTCAAGGTATGGGGGTAATGTTTGTTCATGTGAAGGCCCTTGGTAAAAGGGAATCACTCTATTCACCTTCTGATGTCTTCATCCCAGCAGCTTTTCAAGTCATTTAATCCACAGATTAGTGCTTGATATAGAAACTGAGTATCAGAGGTGGAACGTCATTCCTAATTGTTTTGGATTATTTCACCTGCAGTATAATTTGTGTGTTCCTCAGATAGTGGACTATCCTGTGATAACggaactgcagaatccaagataacaaagtgtggagctggatgaacacagcaggccaagcagcatctcaggagcacaaaagctgacattttgggcctagacccttcatcagagccctctgaagaagggtctaggcccgaaacgtcagcttttgtgctcctgagatgctgcttggcctgctgtgttcatccagctccacactttgttatctatagtggactgtcctgtttgtttCAAGGTCCAGCTATAGGTCCGTGGGTAGCACTCTCCTCTGATTGAAATTGGACTTGTACCTACAGTGACTTGAGCCCAAGATCTAAGCTGACACTTAGTACAGCCCTGAAGGAGCATTGCATCAGCTGAGGTGCATCTTTCCAATCAAGTAATAGAACAAGATCCTGTATGATTTTTCAGGTGGATGCAAAACATTACTTAAAGACAAACAAGAGAATTAATTCCTCAATCAATATCTTTAAGACAGATTATTTGACCGCTAtcaaattgctgtttgtggagcATTACTATATGTAATTTGCCTGCCATGTTTCCCACATTTATTCTGTTTCATTTAaagtcattttgtggctgtaatCACTTTAAAGTATCCTAAAATTCTAAAAGCAACTATGAAAAGCCAAGCTTTCATGTATACAATAACATTGCAATTCACTATTGGTTGAATGGAGAGGTTTAtggaattattttgtttgttgaTAGGCCTGTTTGCTGGTGAGCTCCCAGAGTGTACACAGGAGCTTATGATGGATGTCACAAAGAGTTATTACCAGAAGTTCCTGCCGTTGTCTCAGATATGAGACATGGCTTTACTTCAGAGCATTAAGAGTACAGGTAAGATGATCAGTAGTACCTTGTGCTAGTGAAGCACTTAGTGAAAATCAGCATATACTAGGTTTGAAAACAAgatttgatttaatatttaaGGTGCTcttgtttcattccagccccgtCTGAATTCTTGATCTCCAAGGTCGATTTGAGAccccattattattttttttTCGTCTGTGGACCAAATCCTGaagtttttatttcctttgtgATTTGCTTGACTCTCTTCTGACTCCTGTAGAAATATTGATTTCTCTTTAAAgcattttccttttgaaaactGTTGATCTGTTCTCATCCCTCTAACCAGAGTAAAACAATTTACAACTAGATCTCCGCTAGATTTTAAAGAGGTGCACTGAGCTAGGAGTTACTGAATAGCCAGTGCTACTGATTAAGAAGGGTGCCAGAAACATTAGGACTTGACCATTCTCTCAACTTTCCATTCTGACAGTACTAAGTTGTCACAGGTGCCATCGTCCAAATATGGCATTAAACCAAGGCCCTGTCTTTGTGTCAATAGATGTTCAAGATCCTAGATATTGTGACATGATATGTatgtaaatagttttgttttCCTGACCAACAACCTTCATCAACTATGACTGGTCATCCATGATCCAGTATCTGTCTATACAAAATGAACATATAATATATAGCTATGTAATGTTGTCTGGTGCATTGTAACTAAATATAAAGCATTCTAGGAAATTTATGATTAAATACATGTATTTAGTGACTGATGTTccagtgcttatctgactcagcATTTCTACCCTATCCCACCCCAAACTAATTTTGAAAAATCACTTATTCACAACTGCAaattgttctttcagttttttccaACATTTGTTTGGAGGCAGTGTTTGATTTGTCTTGAAAGTTTAGTATAGGGCTGCTATATTTTACAAGCCAACAATGCTTAAGGACCTAGCTGGATTCATTTGTTCTCAAATTTGCTCATGTACAATTCTGCTTGCTGTGCATAATCTAAATATATATCCAGTGAGATAAGACATGTCGTCTGTTGATAGTTGATAATTTAATCAATTCTTAACAGTCTTTTAGGATTGTGCAATCCTAACTCTGTCACcatgttttttgttctttgtataaaCCAGCCAAACTCTTTCATTTaatcctggtttttaaactcactCTTACTGAGCGTCCATCATTCTACATTTAATTTTACTTTTCTTGTTGCAGAATCCAGTTAATTGGGAACCTGAAAGTGAACAGCTGGAAAAACAGGGCCCAAATTCTGCCCGAGCACTTCAAAGTGATGGAGTGGCTCTAACATGGAGAAGCTCAAGTCTTCCAAATGATAAATGTGTTCAACTTTGGTCTGATGAAGATTTGCTGCTGCTCCACACTGGGAGTGATTCTCTTTGTCTACGTAGCCTTCAGTTCGATGCTAAAGCATAAATAGGCTCTGTATAATACCAGAGAAAATTCAGACCCTAAAGAATATACTTATTTGACTAAATGTTAAATCACTGATCCTCCTACACACTTTAACTGGATTTAATCCCTTTCTAATTTGGAAAAGACTTCAATTGTGACTGAATGTAAAGATTGTACGAGTTCTGTCTTTAGAATTCACTTACACTAGGTATAATGTTGGTCTGAAATGCCCTTCTGATTAACTGGTACTTACTATTTGCGAAGTTCGTGACTTTAGTCTGCTTGACTACCAACACCAGTTGGAATTCTCACTGATTCAGTTATTACTCGGATCTCTAGCGGGCAGGATTCTTGGAAAACAGTGAGTAGTGCAACATGCAGCATTATGTCAGGGCTTTGGCTGTTTCTTGGAACCTGGTGAGAACTAAGGGGTGGATAGGTGTATAGTAGGGCGTCAGCCCTCCTTTCGAAATAGCAGTCATGCTTGGTTACCTAAAATGTAACTAGGTTGTATGACAGAACTTTCATTTAAGACCAATTCCTCAGGCAAGGCATGTTGCCTGATGAAATAGTATGACCCAAGGGAATTGACACCACGGGGAAACTAAAGGATAGGCAGCATTTTGTTTGAGCTTTAACTAACAAATAAAATTTAGTTTTTCAGGCTACTGCAGTGAGCATGCTATGTGATAAATTTAACCCTACTTACAGTTATGTGCAGTATCGTCTAGCATAGCTATGTGCACTTTAATCCTTCTAACTAAAGATGTAACAGTCCAGATTTGGGGATCTTGAGGCAAGCAAATAGAGTACAAgtcagtgataataaagtgtgaagctggatgaacacagcaggccaagcagcatctcaggagcacaaaagctgacgtttcgggcctagacccttcatcagagagctctctgatgaagggtctaggcccgaaacgtcagcttttgtgctcctgagatgctgcttggcctgctgtgttcatccagcttcacactttattatcttggaatctccagcatctgcagttcccattatctcgagtaCAAGTCAGTGTTGGTTTTGGAGCTCCCTGGTTATTTGATTGTTCTTGATCCCCACCCATGGCTAATGGATGTTAAGGAATTGGGTAGCCTTTTGGCATCTACTAGGGCAACCTGCCTCACTCACTTGAATTGGTCAGTGGTCCATAAATTGACTTTGTGGAAGGCATCATGTAATCCCATAATTCTGAGAGTACAGGTCATCTCACTGCTAGGGGTAAGAATTATACAAGATTCTGAACTACAGGGTTACATTTAAGCTGTCTGTCTGTTTATATCTTTCTTTTCTGCTGTTTGTACCTTTCTTTTCTGCTGTTTGTACCTTTCTTTTCTGCTGTTTGTACCTTTCTTTTCTGCTGTTTGTACCTTTCTTTTCTGCTGTTTGTACCTTTCTTTTCTGCTGTTTGTACCTTTCTTTTCTGCTGTTTATCTCTTCTTAAAATGATTCTTGTATCCTGCAAATTCTTTGCATAGTAAATGAGTTGTTTGAAGTTAAACGTATGGACAGTGGCTAGTGAGAACTTGCAATATAACACTCTCTAATTTTGCAGTGGTTAAAAAAATGTACAACTACACTGTAGTTGTAAATGGATATCAGTGTTGTTTCATGCAGTACATATCGTGCAATTTCATAGTACCCAGCTCCAACCAAAATCTGAATGCAGCCTAATTTACTGTTGTTATCAACTGTGTACAGTACCTAGTCTACTTGTCTTTTATTTGGAGGGAGAACCGGATTCTATACTTTCCCATGCCAGTGCTGTCCAGGATGTTTCCAGACTGGTTCCTTATGCAGTCCACTCTGCATGCAACACTTCAAAAGAAACTGGGATAATTGAACACTAAACTTGGACCTGTTTTGTCAATCACATCTGTCAAAGAATTACAAATTGGAAAATGAcatgcaaatgaaataaatgattgtGGTTACATTTTTGTTTGTGTAAATTCTCTTA
The Stegostoma tigrinum isolate sSteTig4 chromosome 23, sSteTig4.hap1, whole genome shotgun sequence DNA segment above includes these coding regions:
- the dctn5 gene encoding dynactin subunit 5, which produces MELCEILYNKAEYIETASGNKVSRQSVLCGSQNIVLNGKTIVMNDCIIRGDLANVRVGRHCVIKSRSVIRPPFKKFSKGVAFFPLHIGDHVFIEEDCVVNAAQIGSYVHIGKNCVIGRRCVLKDCCKILDNTVLPPETVVPPFTVFSGCPGLFAGELPECTQELMMDVTKSYYQKFLPLSQI